A portion of the Mycobacterium paraseoulense genome contains these proteins:
- a CDS encoding DUF3151 domain-containing protein — MTPTRDLLGPDPTLLPGDPDAEAELLAGEKPAIVAAAHPSASVAWAALAEQALADDQAITAYAYARTGYHRGLDQLRRNGWKGFGPVPYSHEPNRGFLRCVATLARAADTIGEADEYQRCLDLLDDCDPAARPALGL, encoded by the coding sequence ATGACGCCGACGCGAGACCTTCTCGGACCCGACCCGACCCTGCTGCCGGGTGATCCCGACGCCGAGGCGGAGCTGCTCGCCGGCGAGAAGCCCGCGATCGTCGCCGCCGCGCACCCGTCGGCGTCGGTGGCCTGGGCGGCGCTGGCCGAGCAGGCGCTCGCCGACGACCAGGCCATCACGGCCTACGCCTACGCCCGCACCGGCTATCACCGCGGCCTGGACCAGCTGCGGCGCAACGGGTGGAAGGGCTTTGGCCCGGTGCCCTATTCGCACGAGCCCAACCGCGGATTCCTGCGCTGCGTGGCGACACTGGCGCGCGCCGCCGACACGATCGGCGAGGCCGACGAGTACCAGCGCTGCCTGGACCTGCTCGACGACTGCGATCCGGCGGCGCGGCCGGCGCTGGGGCTCTAG
- a CDS encoding Rv0361 family membrane protein: MPQPPEPDRGGPPNPPGHEWAAPSGEDATESVPLVPSDSETETVVIRPDSGGGQGDPGEDADVGLRERRFTAPGFDAKETAVIATTPEPATEVFASPPEGMPAQPGMHPKPAVPQSIPPRLGGKLRTSRQFNWGWVLALVLIVLALAAIAILGTVLLTRGKHTKVSQEDQVRTTIQSFDTAIQKGDLTTLRTITCGTTRDGYADYDEHSWDETYRRVSAAKQYPVIASIDQVVVNGQHAEANVTTFMAYDPSLRSTRSLDLQYRDDQWKICQSPSG, translated from the coding sequence ATGCCCCAGCCACCCGAGCCCGACCGCGGCGGCCCGCCGAATCCGCCCGGGCACGAATGGGCCGCGCCATCAGGCGAGGACGCGACGGAGAGCGTCCCGCTGGTACCGAGCGACTCCGAGACCGAGACCGTGGTGATCAGACCCGATTCCGGCGGCGGTCAGGGGGATCCCGGGGAGGACGCGGACGTTGGGCTGCGCGAACGCCGCTTCACCGCGCCCGGCTTCGACGCCAAAGAGACCGCCGTGATCGCGACCACCCCGGAGCCCGCCACGGAGGTCTTCGCCTCACCGCCGGAGGGCATGCCAGCACAGCCCGGCATGCATCCCAAACCGGCTGTGCCGCAATCGATCCCGCCCCGGCTCGGGGGAAAGCTGCGCACCTCCCGGCAGTTCAACTGGGGCTGGGTGCTGGCGCTGGTGCTGATCGTGCTGGCGCTGGCCGCGATCGCGATCCTGGGCACGGTGCTGCTCACCCGCGGCAAGCACACCAAAGTGTCGCAGGAAGACCAGGTCCGGACCACCATCCAAAGCTTCGACACCGCAATCCAGAAGGGCGACCTGACCACGCTGCGCACCATCACCTGCGGCACCACGCGCGACGGGTATGCGGACTACGACGAGCACTCGTGGGACGAGACCTACCGGCGGGTGTCGGCGGCCAAGCAGTATCCGGTGATCGCCAGCATCGACCAGGTGGTGGTCAACGGCCAGCATGCCGAGGCCAACGTCACCACGTTCATGGCTTACGACCCGTCGCTGCGGTCGACCCGGAGCCTGGACCTGCAGTACCGCGACGACCAGTGGAAGATCTGCCAGTCCCCCAGCGGCTAG
- a CDS encoding site-2 protease family protein, giving the protein MTLPARRESVRPSPLFLALLALTAAGGVLAWLAGSTVRPLAYFGVFTFVIAGWLVSLCLHEFGHAVTAWRFGDHDAAVRGYLTLDPRRYSHPALSLLLPMVVIALGGIGLPGAAVYVRTWFMTPNRRSLVSLAGPAANLVLAVLLLTLTRLFYDPFHQVLWAGVAFLGFLQLTAVVLNLLPIPGLDGYDALEPHLSPETQRAVAPAKQWGFFILLFLLLPASHWFFQAVLWLFEFSGVPTWLVSAGNLLTRFWSRWI; this is encoded by the coding sequence GTGACCCTGCCCGCCCGGCGCGAATCGGTGCGACCCAGCCCCCTCTTCCTGGCCCTGTTGGCCCTGACGGCGGCCGGCGGCGTGCTGGCATGGCTGGCCGGCAGCACCGTGCGGCCGCTGGCGTACTTCGGGGTGTTCACCTTCGTCATCGCCGGCTGGCTGGTGTCGCTCTGCCTGCACGAGTTCGGCCACGCCGTGACCGCCTGGCGGTTCGGCGACCACGACGCCGCCGTGCGCGGCTACCTGACGCTGGATCCGCGCCGCTACAGCCATCCCGCGCTGTCGCTGCTGTTGCCGATGGTGGTCATCGCCCTGGGCGGGATCGGCCTGCCGGGCGCCGCCGTATACGTGCGGACCTGGTTCATGACGCCGAACCGGCGCAGCCTGGTCAGCCTGGCGGGGCCGGCGGCCAACCTGGTGCTGGCGGTGCTCCTGCTGACGCTGACGCGGTTGTTTTACGACCCTTTCCATCAGGTGCTGTGGGCGGGAGTGGCGTTCCTGGGCTTCCTGCAACTGACGGCGGTGGTGCTGAACCTGCTGCCCATCCCGGGCCTGGACGGGTACGACGCCCTGGAACCGCACCTCAGCCCGGAAACGCAACGTGCGGTCGCGCCGGCCAAGCAGTGGGGCTTTTTCATCCTGCTCTTTCTGCTGCTGCCGGCCAGCCACTGGTTCTTCCAGGCCGTGCTGTGGCTGTTCGAGTTCTCCGGGGTGCCGACCTGGCTGGTGTCCGCGGGCAACCTGCTGACCCGCTTCTGGAGCCGCTGGATCTGA
- a CDS encoding cation diffusion facilitator family transporter: MGAGHNHSPADTDGARLIPRMIIAAAILAAFFVVELTTSLLINSIALLADAGHMLTDVVAVFMGLAAVTLARRGSSSPARTYGWHRAEVFTAVANAGLLIGVALFILWEAIQRLRETPSIPGVPMIVVALAGLLANLMVALLLRSQSGQSLAVKGAYMEVVADSVGSLGVLIAGIVTVTTHWPYADVVVAVLVALWVLPRAISLARDALRILSESSPTHIDVDELRSALGAVDGVTEVHDLHVWTLSPGKDMCTAHLRSAGDSARVLQDARAVLSARGLQHATVQIDSPGDAGCSETF, translated from the coding sequence ATGGGCGCCGGCCACAACCACAGTCCCGCCGACACCGACGGGGCCCGGTTGATTCCCCGCATGATCATCGCCGCCGCGATACTGGCGGCGTTTTTCGTGGTGGAGTTGACCACCTCGCTGCTGATCAACTCGATCGCGCTGCTGGCCGACGCGGGTCACATGCTGACCGACGTCGTCGCGGTCTTCATGGGACTGGCCGCGGTGACGCTGGCCCGGCGGGGCAGCTCGTCGCCGGCACGGACGTACGGCTGGCATCGGGCCGAGGTGTTCACGGCGGTCGCCAACGCGGGGCTGCTGATCGGGGTCGCCCTGTTCATTCTCTGGGAGGCGATCCAGCGGCTCAGGGAAACCCCGTCGATCCCCGGTGTGCCCATGATCGTCGTCGCGCTGGCCGGGCTGCTGGCCAACCTGATGGTCGCGTTGTTGCTGCGGTCGCAGTCCGGGCAGAGCCTGGCGGTCAAGGGCGCCTACATGGAGGTGGTCGCCGACAGCGTCGGCAGCCTGGGCGTGTTGATCGCCGGCATCGTCACCGTGACGACGCACTGGCCGTACGCCGACGTGGTGGTCGCCGTGCTGGTCGCGCTGTGGGTGCTGCCGCGGGCGATCTCGCTGGCGCGCGACGCGTTGCGGATCCTGTCCGAATCGTCGCCGACGCACATCGACGTCGACGAGCTGCGATCGGCGCTGGGCGCCGTCGACGGCGTGACCGAGGTGCACGACCTCCATGTCTGGACGCTGTCGCCCGGTAAGGACATGTGCACCGCGCACTTGCGGAGCGCCGGCGACTCCGCCCGGGTGCTGCAGGACGCCCGTGCGGTGCTGTCGGCGCGGGGGCTGCAGCACGCGACCGTGCAGATCGACTCCCCGGGCGACGCGGGGTGCTCGGAAACCTTCTAG
- a CDS encoding O-succinylhomoserine sulfhydrylase, which translates to MTSPPGDSVRAPKALPDGVGQATLGVRGGLLRSGFDETAEAMFLTSGYVYESAAVAEKSFTGELDHFVYSRYGNPTVTMFEERLRLIEGAPAAFATASGMAAVFTSLGALLAAGDRLVASRSLFGSCFVVCNEILPRWGVETVFVDGDDLAQWEEALSVPTAAVFFETPSNPMQSLVDIAAVVELAHAAGAKVVLDNVFATPLLQQGIPLGVDVVVYSGTKHIDGQGRVLGGAILGDKEYIDGPVQKLMRHTGPALSAFNAWVLVKGLETLAVRVEYSNSSAHRIAEFLQTHPAVSWVRYPYLPSHPQYDLAKRQMSGGGTVITFALDCPDDKAKQRAFEVLDRLRLIDISNNLGDAKSLVTHPATTTHRAMGPEGRAAIGLGDGVVRISVGLEGTDDLIADIDQALG; encoded by the coding sequence GTGACCTCCCCGCCGGGGGACTCCGTCCGCGCGCCCAAGGCGCTGCCCGACGGCGTCGGCCAGGCCACCCTCGGCGTGCGCGGCGGGCTGCTGCGCTCGGGGTTCGACGAGACCGCCGAGGCGATGTTCTTGACCTCCGGCTACGTCTACGAGTCGGCGGCGGTCGCCGAGAAGTCGTTCACCGGCGAGCTGGACCACTTCGTGTACTCGCGGTACGGCAACCCGACCGTGACGATGTTCGAGGAGCGGTTGCGCCTCATCGAGGGCGCGCCCGCGGCCTTCGCCACCGCGAGCGGCATGGCGGCGGTGTTCACCTCGCTGGGCGCGCTGCTGGCCGCCGGGGACCGGCTGGTCGCCTCGCGCAGCCTGTTCGGGTCGTGTTTCGTGGTGTGCAACGAGATCCTGCCGCGCTGGGGCGTCGAGACCGTCTTCGTCGACGGCGACGACCTGGCGCAGTGGGAGGAGGCGCTGTCCGTGCCCACCGCTGCCGTCTTCTTCGAGACGCCGTCCAACCCGATGCAGTCGCTGGTCGACATCGCCGCGGTGGTCGAGCTCGCGCACGCGGCGGGGGCAAAAGTGGTGCTGGACAACGTCTTTGCCACGCCGCTGCTGCAGCAGGGCATTCCGCTCGGGGTGGACGTGGTGGTGTACTCGGGCACCAAGCACATCGACGGTCAGGGCCGGGTGCTGGGCGGCGCCATCCTCGGGGACAAGGAGTACATCGACGGCCCGGTGCAGAAGCTGATGCGGCACACCGGACCGGCGCTGAGCGCGTTCAACGCCTGGGTGCTGGTGAAAGGCCTTGAGACGCTGGCCGTCCGGGTCGAGTACAGCAATTCCTCGGCGCACCGGATCGCGGAATTCCTTCAGACCCATCCCGCGGTGAGCTGGGTGCGCTACCCGTATCTGCCCTCGCACCCGCAATACGACCTGGCCAAGCGCCAGATGTCCGGGGGCGGGACGGTCATCACCTTCGCTCTTGATTGCCCCGACGACAAGGCGAAGCAGCGGGCCTTCGAGGTGCTGGACAGGCTGCGGCTGATCGACATCTCCAACAACCTGGGCGACGCCAAATCCCTTGTCACCCATCCGGCCACCACGACCCACCGGGCGATGGGCCCGGAGGGCCGCGCGGCGATCGGCCTGGGGGACGGCGTGGTCCGGATCTCCGTCGGGCTGGAGGGCACCGACGACCTGATCGCCGACATCGACCAGGCGCTCGGCTAA
- a CDS encoding peptidase M50, translating to MRQEDRALAVLLFGDRRVPPPLIGLPIHTADLDAAVGPYRRLVVVGADADLAGVLTRLLRAGRLDVEVAYVPRRRTRATRIYRLPAGRRAARRARRGTARRVTLVRDETGSVVVGRAGWVPPDGACLRGEAVVDDAVLFDGAARAVHIEPTLAVPGLRARVPTGWRRWVAGRAVQLGSTGVTVVRDGVPAPRPARRSTFYRNVDGWLAVG from the coding sequence GTGAGGCAGGAAGATCGCGCCCTAGCGGTGTTGCTGTTCGGTGATCGACGGGTGCCGCCGCCGCTGATCGGCCTGCCGATCCACACAGCAGACCTCGACGCCGCGGTCGGGCCGTACCGGCGGCTGGTGGTAGTGGGCGCCGACGCCGACCTGGCCGGCGTGCTGACCCGGCTGCTGCGGGCCGGCCGGCTCGACGTGGAGGTGGCCTACGTGCCGCGCCGCCGCACCCGCGCGACCCGGATCTACCGCCTGCCGGCCGGACGGCGCGCCGCGCGGCGCGCCCGGCGCGGTACCGCGCGGCGGGTGACGCTGGTCCGCGACGAAACCGGGTCGGTGGTCGTCGGTCGGGCCGGTTGGGTGCCGCCGGACGGCGCGTGCCTGCGCGGAGAAGCCGTCGTCGACGACGCCGTGCTGTTCGACGGCGCCGCCCGCGCCGTCCACATCGAGCCGACACTGGCGGTGCCGGGCCTGCGCGCCCGGGTGCCGACGGGCTGGCGTCGCTGGGTGGCCGGGCGCGCGGTGCAGCTGGGCAGCACCGGCGTCACCGTGGTCCGCGACGGCGTGCCCGCGCCGCGCCCGGCACGCCGGTCCACGTTCTACCGCAACGTCGACGGCTGGCTGGCGGTCGGATGA
- a CDS encoding PaaI family thioesterase — protein MTELDPKELDPEYEHHGGFPEYGPASPGPGFGRFVAAMRALQDLAVSADPGDDVWDDAADRTADLVQLLAPFQADEGKAPAGRTPDLPGMGSLLLPPWTLTRYAPDGVEMTGSFSRFHVGGNHAVHGGVLPLLFDHMFGMVSHAAGRPISRTAFLHVDYRKVTPIDAPLVVRGRVTGTEGRKAFVAAELLDGEHAVLAEANGLMVRLLPGQP, from the coding sequence GTGACGGAACTCGACCCGAAAGAACTCGACCCCGAATACGAACACCACGGCGGCTTCCCCGAATACGGCCCGGCCAGCCCGGGCCCGGGGTTCGGCCGGTTCGTCGCGGCCATGCGCGCGCTGCAGGACCTCGCCGTGTCTGCCGACCCCGGCGACGACGTGTGGGACGATGCGGCCGACCGGACCGCGGACCTGGTGCAGCTGCTCGCGCCGTTCCAGGCCGACGAGGGCAAAGCGCCGGCCGGGCGGACGCCCGACCTGCCCGGCATGGGCAGCCTGCTGCTGCCGCCGTGGACGCTGACGCGCTACGCGCCGGACGGCGTGGAGATGACCGGGTCCTTCAGCCGGTTTCACGTCGGCGGAAACCACGCGGTGCACGGGGGCGTGTTGCCGCTGCTGTTCGACCACATGTTCGGCATGGTGTCGCACGCCGCGGGCCGGCCGATCAGCCGGACGGCGTTCCTGCACGTCGATTACCGCAAGGTCACCCCGATCGACGCGCCGCTGGTGGTGCGCGGCCGCGTCACGGGCACCGAGGGCCGCAAGGCGTTCGTCGCCGCCGAACTGCTCGACGGCGAGCACGCGGTGCTGGCCGAGGCCAACGGGCTGATGGTGCGGCTGCTTCCCGGCCAGCCCTGA
- a CDS encoding rhodanese-like domain-containing protein → MSTQRPGSYAGDITPQQAWKLLSDNPDAVLVDVRTDDEWRFVGVPDLSGLGREVVFIEWNTSDGRYNPNFTDELRDRVPDTDAERPVVFLCRSGNRSIGAAEAATRAGITPAYNVLDGFEGHPNPAGQRGESGWRAIGLPWKQL, encoded by the coding sequence ATGAGCACACAGCGCCCGGGATCCTACGCCGGAGACATCACGCCCCAGCAGGCATGGAAGCTGCTCAGCGACAACCCCGACGCTGTGCTGGTCGACGTGCGCACCGACGACGAATGGCGGTTCGTCGGCGTGCCCGACCTGTCCGGCCTGGGCCGCGAGGTGGTGTTCATCGAGTGGAACACCTCCGACGGCAGGTACAACCCCAACTTCACCGACGAGCTGCGCGACCGCGTGCCCGACACCGACGCCGAGCGGCCGGTGGTCTTCCTGTGTCGCTCGGGCAACCGCTCCATCGGCGCCGCCGAGGCCGCCACCCGGGCCGGCATCACCCCGGCCTACAACGTGCTGGACGGGTTCGAAGGCCACCCGAACCCCGCCGGGCAGCGCGGCGAATCGGGCTGGCGCGCCATTGGATTGCCCTGGAAGCAGCTGTGA
- a CDS encoding histidine phosphatase family protein produces the protein MAVSAVLLCVGPATASADESIVIDLVRHGQSQANAARMIDTSVPGTVLTALGQQQAQNVGNVLAAQGPFAGIFASQLIRTQQTAAPLAATLGMSVQALPGLNEIDAGVFNGLPQFSLAGLAYLLGPVAWLLGLRIVPMLAPGSADANGFEFHKRFNGALQTMYGNAVTDAGRFNDSLQMMYGNAMANPVRTAGGKITEVAFSSEFAIGVGTMMSVKNPDPLLLLFDPLPNTGIVVIQGNPHDGWTLVSWNGKPVWPGWAAKRTARDPKQPLCLMLDAPTAGGVCAAKPPPTP, from the coding sequence GTGGCGGTTTCGGCCGTCCTGCTGTGCGTCGGGCCGGCGACGGCCTCGGCCGACGAATCGATCGTGATCGACTTGGTGCGCCATGGCCAGTCGCAGGCCAATGCGGCGCGCATGATCGACACGTCGGTGCCCGGAACGGTACTTACGGCGCTCGGCCAGCAACAGGCGCAGAACGTCGGCAACGTTCTTGCCGCCCAGGGGCCGTTCGCCGGGATCTTCGCGTCGCAGTTGATCAGGACGCAGCAGACCGCCGCGCCGTTGGCGGCCACTTTGGGGATGAGCGTTCAGGCGCTGCCCGGGCTCAATGAGATCGACGCCGGCGTTTTCAATGGGCTGCCGCAGTTCAGCCTCGCGGGGCTGGCGTACCTGCTGGGCCCGGTGGCGTGGCTGCTGGGCCTGCGCATCGTGCCGATGCTGGCTCCGGGCTCCGCCGACGCCAACGGGTTCGAATTTCACAAACGCTTCAACGGCGCGCTGCAAACGATGTACGGCAACGCCGTGACCGACGCGGGCCGCTTCAACGACTCCCTGCAAATGATGTACGGCAACGCCATGGCCAACCCGGTCCGGACCGCGGGCGGCAAGATCACCGAAGTGGCGTTCTCCAGCGAGTTCGCCATCGGGGTCGGGACGATGATGAGCGTCAAGAACCCCGATCCGCTGCTCCTGCTCTTCGACCCGCTGCCCAACACCGGCATCGTCGTGATCCAGGGCAACCCGCACGACGGCTGGACACTGGTCAGTTGGAACGGGAAACCGGTGTGGCCGGGTTGGGCGGCCAAGAGGACCGCTCGCGACCCCAAGCAGCCCCTGTGCCTGATGTTGGACGCGCCGACCGCCGGCGGTGTATGCGCGGCTAAGCCGCCCCCGACGCCGTGA
- a CDS encoding adenylosuccinate synthase, translating to MPAIVLIGAQWGDEGKGKATDLLGGRVQWVVRYQGGNNAGHTVVLPTGENFALHLIPSGVLTPGVTNVIGNGVVVDPGVLLDELKGLEDRGVDTTKLLISADAHLLLPYHVAIDKVTERYMGNKKIGTTGRGIGPCYQDKIARQGIRVADVLDPEHLTHKVEAALELKNQILVKIYNRKALDPHQVVDALLEQAAGFRHRIRDTRLLLNAALETGETVLLEGSQGTLLDVDHGTYPYVTSSNPTAGGAAVGSGIGPTRITTVLGILKAYTTRVGSGPFPTELFDENGEYLSKTGGEYGVTTGRRRRCGWFDAVIARYATRVNGITDFFLTKLDVLSSLETVPICVGYRIDGERTNDMPMTQTDLARAEPIYEELPGWWEDISDAREFDDLPAKARDYVLRLEELAGAHVSCIGVGPGREQTIVRRDVLAARP from the coding sequence ATGCCGGCAATCGTCCTCATCGGCGCCCAATGGGGCGACGAGGGCAAAGGTAAGGCCACCGACCTGCTCGGCGGGCGCGTGCAGTGGGTGGTGCGCTACCAGGGCGGCAACAACGCCGGGCATACCGTCGTCCTGCCCACCGGCGAGAACTTCGCACTGCACCTGATTCCCTCGGGAGTGCTGACCCCGGGCGTCACCAACGTCATCGGCAACGGCGTGGTGGTCGATCCGGGGGTGCTGCTCGACGAGCTCAAGGGCCTCGAAGACCGCGGCGTGGACACCACCAAGCTGCTGATCTCCGCCGACGCGCACCTGCTGTTGCCCTACCACGTCGCCATCGACAAGGTCACCGAGCGCTACATGGGCAACAAAAAGATCGGCACCACCGGCCGCGGCATCGGGCCGTGCTACCAGGACAAGATCGCCCGCCAGGGCATCCGGGTCGCCGACGTGCTCGACCCCGAACATTTGACCCACAAGGTCGAGGCCGCCCTGGAACTGAAGAACCAGATCCTGGTCAAGATCTACAATCGCAAGGCGCTGGACCCGCACCAGGTCGTCGACGCCCTCCTGGAACAGGCCGCGGGGTTCCGCCACCGCATCCGCGACACCCGGCTGCTGCTCAACGCCGCGCTCGAGACCGGCGAAACCGTGCTCCTGGAGGGCTCCCAGGGCACCCTGCTCGACGTCGACCACGGCACGTATCCCTATGTGACGTCGTCGAATCCGACCGCCGGCGGCGCGGCGGTCGGGTCCGGCATCGGCCCCACCCGCATCACCACCGTGCTCGGGATCCTCAAGGCCTACACCACCCGGGTGGGCTCCGGCCCCTTCCCCACCGAGCTGTTCGACGAGAACGGCGAATACCTGTCCAAGACCGGCGGCGAATACGGCGTCACCACCGGGCGGCGGCGCCGCTGCGGCTGGTTCGACGCCGTCATCGCTCGCTACGCCACCCGCGTCAACGGCATCACCGACTTCTTCCTGACCAAGCTCGACGTGCTCTCCAGCCTGGAGACGGTCCCGATCTGCGTCGGGTATCGCATCGACGGCGAGCGCACCAACGACATGCCGATGACGCAAACCGACCTCGCCCGCGCCGAACCGATCTACGAGGAGCTGCCGGGCTGGTGGGAGGACATCTCGGACGCGCGCGAGTTCGACGACCTGCCCGCCAAGGCGCGGGACTACGTGTTGCGGCTGGAAGAGCTTGCCGGGGCGCATGTTTCGTGCATCGGCGTCGGTCCGGGACGGGAACAGACGATCGTGCGTCGCGACGTCCTGGCGGCGCGCCCGTGA
- the purT gene encoding formate-dependent phosphoribosylglycinamide formyltransferase: MTDGPDDRTSLLAVPAQPPAEVTGVRPRVVVLGSGELARELAVALGRLGARVIAVGERADAPAHGVADQSLVVPMTDADELITAIRALQPDFVVTTTGEVATQALEGLEAAQLVPSARAVRLAADREGLRRLAADDLGLPTAPFWFVGSIGELEAVGAHAGYPLLVKPVHAAAGLRQSVASGPDDIGPAWQRATGGQGDRHRVLAETVVEVEFYVTLLAVRSDDPQGPRIDFCSPIGHREGTPDVVESWQPQQMSTAALDAAKSIAARIVKALGGRGVFGVELMINGDEVYFADVTLGPADSAWATVRSQRLSAFELQARTILGLPVDTMMVSPGAAHRVERADAPPAALAGALGVPESDLRVVGSGFQALATAPEVSAARDRAREVADRLAVRHLGPHSSVTREARP, encoded by the coding sequence GTGACCGACGGACCAGACGACAGGACGAGCTTGCTCGCCGTGCCCGCGCAACCGCCGGCGGAGGTCACCGGCGTCCGGCCGCGGGTGGTGGTGCTGGGCTCCGGCGAGCTTGCCCGGGAACTGGCGGTCGCGCTGGGCCGCCTCGGCGCGCGGGTCATCGCGGTCGGCGAGCGCGCGGATGCCCCCGCGCACGGGGTGGCCGACCAGTCGCTGGTGGTCCCGATGACGGATGCCGACGAGCTGATCACGGCGATCCGCGCGCTGCAGCCGGACTTCGTGGTCACCACCACCGGCGAGGTCGCGACCCAAGCCCTCGAGGGGCTCGAGGCCGCGCAGCTGGTGCCCAGCGCCCGCGCCGTGCGGCTCGCCGCCGACCGGGAGGGCCTGCGCCGGCTGGCCGCCGACGACCTGGGGCTGCCCACGGCGCCGTTCTGGTTCGTCGGGTCCATCGGCGAACTCGAGGCGGTCGGCGCCCACGCCGGCTACCCGTTGCTGGTGAAGCCGGTGCACGCGGCCGCGGGGCTGAGGCAGTCGGTGGCCTCGGGGCCCGACGACATCGGGCCGGCCTGGCAGCGCGCAACGGGAGGCCAGGGCGACCGGCACCGCGTGCTGGCCGAAACGGTGGTGGAGGTCGAGTTCTACGTCACCCTGCTGGCCGTGCGCAGCGACGACCCGCAGGGGCCGCGGATCGACTTCTGCTCGCCCATCGGCCACCGCGAGGGCACCCCTGACGTGGTGGAGTCCTGGCAACCGCAGCAGATGAGCACCGCGGCGCTGGACGCCGCCAAATCGATCGCCGCGCGGATCGTCAAGGCGCTCGGCGGGCGCGGCGTCTTCGGCGTCGAGCTGATGATCAACGGCGACGAGGTCTACTTCGCCGATGTCACGCTCGGCCCGGCCGACAGCGCCTGGGCGACCGTGCGCAGCCAGCGGCTGTCGGCATTCGAACTGCAGGCCCGCACCATCCTCGGCCTGCCGGTGGACACGATGATGGTCTCGCCGGGCGCGGCCCACCGGGTGGAGCGCGCCGACGCGCCGCCCGCCGCGCTTGCCGGAGCGCTGGGCGTGCCGGAAAGCGACCTTCGCGTCGTTGGGAGCGGATTTCAGGCACTGGCCACGGCGCCGGAGGTGTCGGCGGCGCGCGACCGCGCCCGCGAGGTGGCGGACCGGCTGGCCGTACGACACCTGGGTCCACACAGCTCGGTCACGCGAGAGGCGCGGCCATAA